In Gossypium hirsutum isolate 1008001.06 chromosome D06, Gossypium_hirsutum_v2.1, whole genome shotgun sequence, one genomic interval encodes:
- the LOC107935071 gene encoding CBS domain-containing protein CBSX3, mitochondrial: MQGLIQGLRSCWQERIKLAILRNSGGHNRKNMFSRTGSVETEEKGLENITVADVLISKGKENVGSWLWCRVNDNVDDAMKNMAQHNIGSLVVLKPGDQLHVAGIITERDYLRKIIGQGRSPKYTRVGEIMTDENKLITMKSDTSILQAMQLMTDNHIRHVPVIDGRIVGMVSIVDVVRAVVEQQNGELKRLNDFIKGEYY, from the exons ATGCAAGGATTGATCCAAGGACTAAGATCTTGCTGGCAGGAAAGAATCAAGCTAGCAATTCTAAGAAATTCGGGAGGACATAACCGGAAAAACATGTTCTCGCGTACCGGTTCCGTGGAAACAGAGGAAAAGGGATTAGAAAACATTACAGTAGCAGATGTATTGATCAGTAAAGGCAAAGAAAACGTCGGGTCTTGGCTTTGGTGTCGGGTCAACGACAATGTCGATGATGCCATGAAGAAT ATGGCACAACATAACATTGGGTCATTGGTGGTGTTAAAACCAGGAGATCAACTACATGTTGCAGGGATCATCACAGAAAGAG ACTACTTGAGAAAGATCATTGGGCAAGGGAGATCACCAAAATACACAAGAGTGGGGGAAATCATGACAGATGAG AACAAATTAATCACAATGAAATCTGATACAAGCATTCTTCAAGCAATGCAACTCATGACAG ACAATCACATACGACATGTTCCGGTGATAGACGGGAGAATTGTCGGCATGGTTTCAATAGTAGACGTTGTACGAGCTGTGGTGGAACAACAAAATGGTGAATTGAAACGACTCAATGACTTCATTAAAGGGGAATACTACTAG
- the LOC107935070 gene encoding pentatricopeptide repeat-containing protein At2g18940, chloroplastic isoform X1 has product MNLKHLIFRKSINHISKLSPKPASTISAAISTSVYPVSGVQSSAYIKNPKPISPFIRCIHLTRETKLSYASVEANVVSSDSEDEDDGTTKEFLSRFVWIMRGKLSEVYTDCDKETINGMLLVIVEKVVEEMEKGGIQRMVGLKVAMPSQDFSEDLWKTVWEASNMVLEDMEKARKKERMKQFLQAEEVKEMCRFAGEVGIRGDLLRELRFKWAKEKMEENDFYESLQRFRSGKQEKGRNVLKEQAVAAEDTPAVASLPKRKGKIKYKIYGLDLSDPKWAEVADKIHEKEEMLWPLEPKPISGKCKLVMDKILSLKKEDDPSQLLAEWIQLLQPTRVDWITLLDKLEQQNPSIHLKVMELVLGEESFQTNIRDYTKLIDAYAKEDRVEDVERILRKMVENGIMPDSLTITVLVHMYSKVGNVARANDAFESLRNYGFQPDTKVYNSMMMAYINAGEPRQGEQLLREMETRDIKPSEEIYMALLRSYSRRGDAVGAGRIANSMQFAGFQHNLEYFALLVEAYGQAGDYDQARSNFDNMIKLGHKPDDKCTANMIAAYEKKNLLDKALNLLMELEKDGFEPGIETYTVLVDWLGRLQLVDETEKLLDKIAQLGEVPPLKVHVSLCDMYSRAKSEKKALQAVGVLEARKDELGPCEFERIITALCAGGFVQDAQRILQLMEAKGFAASEQVKFSLSASQVFSQKRPKT; this is encoded by the exons atgaatttgaagCATCTAATTTTTAGGAAATCAAtcaatcatatatcaaaattaagtCCAAAACCAGCTTCTACAATATCAGCCGCAATATCTACTTCCGTCTATCCAGTAAGTGGTGTTCAAAGCTCTGCTTatattaaaaaccctaaacccatttCCCCTTTTATTAGATGTATTCACTTAACCAGAGAAACTAAGCTAAGTTATGCTAGTGTTGAAGCAAATGTTGTGTCCAGTGATTCTGAGGATGAGGATGATGGGACTACGAAAGAGTTCTTATCTCGATTCGTTTGGATAATGAGAGGGAAGTTATCCGAAGTGTATACGGATTGTGATAAGGAGACGATTAATGGGATGCTTTTAGTTATCGTGGAGAAGGTTGTGGAAGAGATGGAGAAAGGCGGTATTCAGCGGATGGTTGGTTTGAAAGTGGCGATGCCATCGCAAGATTTTAGCGAAGATTTATGGAAGACTGTATGGGAAGCGAGTAATATGGTGTTGGAGGATATGGAGAAGGCGAGGAAGAAGGAGAGAATGAAGCAGTTTTTGCAAGCTGAAGAAGTGAAAGAAATGTGTAGGTTCGCTGGTGAAGTTGGGATTCGTGGGGATTTGTTGAGGGAGCTACGGTTTAAATGGGCGAAAGAGAAGATGGAGGAGAATGATTTTTACGAGAGTTTGCAACGTTTTAGGTCCGGAAAGCAAGAGAAAGGTCGGAATGTCTTGAAGGAACAAGCTGTTGCAGCAGAGGATACACCTGCGGTTGCTTCTCTTccaaaaagaaagggaaagatTAAGTATAAGATCTATGGACTGGATTTATCGGATCCTAAGTGGGCTGAAGTGGCTGATAAAATCCATGAGAAAGAGGAAATGCTTTGGCCTCTGGAACCAAAGCCAATATCTGGGAAGTGCAAATTGGTCATGGATAAAATCCTTTCTTTGAAAAAGGAAGATGATCCTTCACAGCTTTTGGCTGAATGGATACAACTTTTGCAACCTACTCGTGTTGACTGGATCACTTTGCTTGATAAATTGGAACAACAAAATCCCAGCATACACTTAAAG GTTATGGAACTGGTTTTGGGTGAAGAGTCTTTCCAAACAAACATTCGTGACTATACCAAACTGATCGATGCCTATGCTAAAGAGGATCGTGTAGAAGACGTTGAGAGGATCCTTAGGAAGATGGTTGAAAATGGTATAATGCCTGATAGTTTAACTATCACGGTTCTTGTTCACATGTATAGCAAGGTAGGGAACGTTGCCCGTGCTAATGATGCATTTGAAAGCTTGAGGAACTATGGCTTCCAACCGGACACGAAGGTCTACAACTCAATGATGATGGCATATATCAATGCTGGTGAACCTCGACAGGGCGAGCAATTACTAAGAGAGATGGAAACAAGAGACATCAAACCCTCGGAAGAGATTTACATGGCATTGCTTCGGTCTTATTCTCGTAGAGGTGATGCTGTTGGAGCTGGACGAATTGCGAACAGCATGCAATTTGCAGGATTTCAACACAATTTGGAGTATTTTGCATTGCTCGTGGAGGCATACGGGCAAGCCGGTGACTATGATCAAGCCAGGAGCAATTTTGACAACATGATAAAACTCGGACATAAACCGGATGACAAGTGTACCGCTAACATGATTGCTGCTTATGAGAAGAAGAATTTGTTAGATAAGGCCTTAAACCTTCTAATGGAGCTAGAGAAGGACGGTTTTGAACCCGGCATAGAAACATATACCGTTCTTGTGGATTGGTTGGGTAGATTGCAGCTGGTTGACGAAACCGAAAAGTTACTAGACAAGATTGCGCAACTAGGCGAAGTTCCTCCTTTAAAGGTTCACGTAAGCCTCTGTGATATGTACTCGAGGGCTAAATCCGAGAAAAAAGCTCTACAAGCTGTTGGAGTTTTGGAAGCTAGGAAAGATGAACTAGGTCCCTGTGAGTTCGAGAGAATTATAACCGCACTTTGTGCAGGTGGATTCGTGCAAGATGCTCAAAGGATACTTCAATTGATGGAAGCTAAGGGCTTTGCTGCATCGGAACAAGTGAAATTCTCCCTATCGGCATCTCAGGTTTTCAGCCAGAAAAGACCCAAGACATAA
- the LOC107935070 gene encoding pentatricopeptide repeat-containing protein At1g01970 isoform X2, with protein MRGKLSEVYTDCDKETINGMLLVIVEKVVEEMEKGGIQRMVGLKVAMPSQDFSEDLWKTVWEASNMVLEDMEKARKKERMKQFLQAEEVKEMCRFAGEVGIRGDLLRELRFKWAKEKMEENDFYESLQRFRSGKQEKGRNVLKEQAVAAEDTPAVASLPKRKGKIKYKIYGLDLSDPKWAEVADKIHEKEEMLWPLEPKPISGKCKLVMDKILSLKKEDDPSQLLAEWIQLLQPTRVDWITLLDKLEQQNPSIHLKVMELVLGEESFQTNIRDYTKLIDAYAKEDRVEDVERILRKMVENGIMPDSLTITVLVHMYSKVGNVARANDAFESLRNYGFQPDTKVYNSMMMAYINAGEPRQGEQLLREMETRDIKPSEEIYMALLRSYSRRGDAVGAGRIANSMQFAGFQHNLEYFALLVEAYGQAGDYDQARSNFDNMIKLGHKPDDKCTANMIAAYEKKNLLDKALNLLMELEKDGFEPGIETYTVLVDWLGRLQLVDETEKLLDKIAQLGEVPPLKVHVSLCDMYSRAKSEKKALQAVGVLEARKDELGPCEFERIITALCAGGFVQDAQRILQLMEAKGFAASEQVKFSLSASQVFSQKRPKT; from the exons ATGAGAGGGAAGTTATCCGAAGTGTATACGGATTGTGATAAGGAGACGATTAATGGGATGCTTTTAGTTATCGTGGAGAAGGTTGTGGAAGAGATGGAGAAAGGCGGTATTCAGCGGATGGTTGGTTTGAAAGTGGCGATGCCATCGCAAGATTTTAGCGAAGATTTATGGAAGACTGTATGGGAAGCGAGTAATATGGTGTTGGAGGATATGGAGAAGGCGAGGAAGAAGGAGAGAATGAAGCAGTTTTTGCAAGCTGAAGAAGTGAAAGAAATGTGTAGGTTCGCTGGTGAAGTTGGGATTCGTGGGGATTTGTTGAGGGAGCTACGGTTTAAATGGGCGAAAGAGAAGATGGAGGAGAATGATTTTTACGAGAGTTTGCAACGTTTTAGGTCCGGAAAGCAAGAGAAAGGTCGGAATGTCTTGAAGGAACAAGCTGTTGCAGCAGAGGATACACCTGCGGTTGCTTCTCTTccaaaaagaaagggaaagatTAAGTATAAGATCTATGGACTGGATTTATCGGATCCTAAGTGGGCTGAAGTGGCTGATAAAATCCATGAGAAAGAGGAAATGCTTTGGCCTCTGGAACCAAAGCCAATATCTGGGAAGTGCAAATTGGTCATGGATAAAATCCTTTCTTTGAAAAAGGAAGATGATCCTTCACAGCTTTTGGCTGAATGGATACAACTTTTGCAACCTACTCGTGTTGACTGGATCACTTTGCTTGATAAATTGGAACAACAAAATCCCAGCATACACTTAAAG GTTATGGAACTGGTTTTGGGTGAAGAGTCTTTCCAAACAAACATTCGTGACTATACCAAACTGATCGATGCCTATGCTAAAGAGGATCGTGTAGAAGACGTTGAGAGGATCCTTAGGAAGATGGTTGAAAATGGTATAATGCCTGATAGTTTAACTATCACGGTTCTTGTTCACATGTATAGCAAGGTAGGGAACGTTGCCCGTGCTAATGATGCATTTGAAAGCTTGAGGAACTATGGCTTCCAACCGGACACGAAGGTCTACAACTCAATGATGATGGCATATATCAATGCTGGTGAACCTCGACAGGGCGAGCAATTACTAAGAGAGATGGAAACAAGAGACATCAAACCCTCGGAAGAGATTTACATGGCATTGCTTCGGTCTTATTCTCGTAGAGGTGATGCTGTTGGAGCTGGACGAATTGCGAACAGCATGCAATTTGCAGGATTTCAACACAATTTGGAGTATTTTGCATTGCTCGTGGAGGCATACGGGCAAGCCGGTGACTATGATCAAGCCAGGAGCAATTTTGACAACATGATAAAACTCGGACATAAACCGGATGACAAGTGTACCGCTAACATGATTGCTGCTTATGAGAAGAAGAATTTGTTAGATAAGGCCTTAAACCTTCTAATGGAGCTAGAGAAGGACGGTTTTGAACCCGGCATAGAAACATATACCGTTCTTGTGGATTGGTTGGGTAGATTGCAGCTGGTTGACGAAACCGAAAAGTTACTAGACAAGATTGCGCAACTAGGCGAAGTTCCTCCTTTAAAGGTTCACGTAAGCCTCTGTGATATGTACTCGAGGGCTAAATCCGAGAAAAAAGCTCTACAAGCTGTTGGAGTTTTGGAAGCTAGGAAAGATGAACTAGGTCCCTGTGAGTTCGAGAGAATTATAACCGCACTTTGTGCAGGTGGATTCGTGCAAGATGCTCAAAGGATACTTCAATTGATGGAAGCTAAGGGCTTTGCTGCATCGGAACAAGTGAAATTCTCCCTATCGGCATCTCAGGTTTTCAGCCAGAAAAGACCCAAGACATAA
- the LOC107935069 gene encoding uncharacterized protein: MAKLALVVVFFLGLVLSTQGEFTQFDGFAGSVLSSAEDEAESAKGSLFQMFSPDINKVTTEVKGAADTLSTSGTDAANIMKENAESWVDTFSPNATPGPSADNPKKSSWTGWITDRLRGIGLMPSNDSKKEANNLASTPAMAPGPTFAPIVFG, from the exons atggCGAAGCTTGCTTTGGTTGTGGTATTCTTTTTGGGTCTTGTCCTTTCAACTCAAGGAGAATTCACCCAATTCGATGGCTTCGCCGGAAGTGTGTTAAGCTCTGCAGAAGATGAAGCTGAGAGTGCCAAAGGGTCGTTGTTCCAGATGTTTTCCCCTGATATAAACAAGGTTACTACAGAAGTCAAAGGTGCGGCCGACACCTTATCGACCTCCGGAACAGATGCTGCCAATATCATGAAAGAGAATGCTGAGTCATGGGTTGATACATTTTCCCCTAATGCCACCCCGGGCCCGTCTGCCGATAATCCGAAGAAGTCATCATGGACTGGTTGGATCACAGACAGGCTCAG GGGCATTGGGCTAATGCCTTCCAATGACTCAAAGAAAGAGGCAAACAATTTGGCTTCGACTCCGGCTATGGCACCAGGACCTACCTTTGCACCCATTGTATTTGGTTAA